A segment of the Sphingobacterium oryzagri genome:
TTATCCATATATCTATCAATATTTATAAAAATCTCGGCAACCGGAGTTGGCTCCCTGTCGCTCAACATAATCAACTGCTATTAAAATTTTGGTATATTCAAGGTTACCGATTCCGTGTAAAAAGTATCGATTGCATGACGGTTGGGTCTAAAAATGGTTCGATACTTCATTGTTGACGCGTCCTTGGTAAACTTGGGAACAACCACACGTTCCGCATCAATTGAAAAATCTTTGAGTAGTACTCGTTTTCCTTCCTGGTCGAGGTAATCAAACTCGATGCCCTCAGCGCCTAATGACTTGTCAAAGGCGAACCAATTGATCTGCAGATCGGCATTAGGTGCTAATCTCGTTACATTGTTTACCACCTTGTTGGCTATAGCCTGTTGATAACGTTGCCCGTAGGATCTGCCCGTTATATAGACAGGAACTGATTGCCGACCATCGGCATCGAAAGTTGTCAAAGTGAAACTATGAACGCCCTCGGGAACCGAGGTAAACAAATCTAGAACGGGTCTTCCTGTCGAGTCTTTTTCGATCCATTCTTTACGTAAAGTCTCCATATTGACATCGTAATCCTTCCTACTTAAACCCTTGTTCCAGGAAATGGCGACTTTAACAACTTTTGGATCGGCCGGTACACGTGCCCTAAATTTCACTCGATCCCTTCCCGAATAAATCTTCACCGAATCCAATTTTCCGGTATAGCTGATCTGTCCATCTTCTATATATTTCTTAAAATCATCCCATTTCGTTTGGTCGCTACATCCACAAAGCAAAACGACAAGCAGCGTAGTCATATATACAAGAATTTTCGACGTATTTTTATTTTTCATAACTGTTATTCTAATGTTCCAAAAACCCCCATTTCATTTACACTCAAGGCAGTACCACCTGCAAAATTTTCGAGACATCGTATCCTTATATAACGCACTTTTGCTGCATTTAAATCGATATCCCAATTAAAGCCGGCAGCTGCTAGTACTCTATCGGTAGGACTGTCGGATCCATACGGTAAGCCGGAGGGCTTAGTCAATTCGTAACTTCCTATCAGATTCCAAGAGTCGTCAAGACTTCCATTCAGGTTAGGGTTTGTAGCTCCCCATATTTCAAACCTTTTCATAGTTGTCAGGAAAAACCATCGATCACCTTCGGGATACGGGCGGATATACACGCGGCTTAATTTTGCCGAAACACCTAGGTCTATGGTTACCATATGAGGATTACTGCCCCCGTTAGCCTGATGAGTAAAAATAGTCCAGGGCCATCCAGTTCGGCCATCCCATGCGTAGGCAACTTGCGTTCCCGGCCAGTCGGGGGCATCGCCGGGTAAGCGAAAAGCTTTAAAATTGGATTTTGGAATTTCTTGTTCGAAAATTGGCGTTACAGCTAGATCCAAAGTATCTGAGCTATTTCCCCAATTGTCTCTAACATAAACCTGCATTTGTGTATTTTTTGCCTCCATTCCCCTAATTTTAGATTCAATTTTAGCATTTCGGGTAAACACACTCCGTCTATTATTTACTTCAAAAGCATTTTGGGGATTCTTAAACATCACCATAATAGCCAAATTGTCCTGGTCGGGATTTTGAGCAGTAAGGTTATAACCACCGAAAGCATCGATAATCTTTAAACTTTCAAACACCTTCTTGTATGGTGGCTCTAAAGGCTTCACCGTAACAACTATAGGCTCCGACCTTACCTCACCTCTACTTACCGTGTATATGGATACTTCTTTTTCTGTTTCGTCGGAAAAGCCGCTTAATATCAACGAATCCTGGTAGTATGAAGCTTGCGCAGTACCCGGCTTACCATTCCCCATAATGTAATCCGCTTTAACATAAAGCAGATTTTTGCTCTTTGGCAAGGTATATGTGATTCTTGCTTTACCTGGAAGATTCTCCACTTTTATATCGGAAATCATTGACGGAGCTCCGTTATCTTCGCCAAAATGATCCCTAAATTCAACGGGTTCTTCGCATGAAAACAAGGACAGCGTCACGACCATCACCATTGCTGCCCATGATAGGTTTATAATTACATTTTTCATAAAATCATCAATTAAGTTTACCAACCCGGGTTTTGCGTTAGCTTTTTATTTCGCATAAGTTCCCATTCCTTGATCGGCCAAAGGTAGTCGCGAGGCGCAATAAAAGTCTGCGTAAATATCACTCGCTCAATATTGTAAGCTTCGGTTGTTCTTCCCCGAATGTTAAGGCCTGTAATGTTCTCATTAAGTTTATCCACCGCAAGTTTCCATCGTCGTAGATCCCAAAATCGTTGACCTTCGAAGGCCAGCTCGTTCATCCGCTCCTGTCTTATTATGTCAATTAAACCATTCTTTGTGGTATATTTGGTCGGATTTTTCGAGTTCTCTTTCCAAGATTGAATGACACCTTGAAGACCAGCACGGTTGCGGATACGATCAACATAAACAAGTGCTTCCTCGGTGCTACCGCCTGACTCTACTAAAGCCTCCGCATAAAGAAGATAAATATCTGCCAATCGAATTTCCGGCCACGGGTACAAAAGCCATTGTCCATTGCTTCCCATATGCATAGTGGAACGCCAGTTAACCAATTTCTTTACGAAATACCCTGTTTCACTATAATTTTGAAAGTCTCCAAATCCAGCACGTTCTGCATTCTTGGATTGTACATAAAAAGAGTTTACATCAGAACTTTGGTTCGCATCATTGCGCATATACCAGATTCCCCCGTCAAATGCTAAATTTGCGTAAAATCTGGGTTCTCTATCAAAATTTATCCTAGCAGTCCGATAGCCTGGCTCTATGTTGAATCCTTCAGCCTGGGTTGCTGCCCTAATCTGGAATTCGTTTGAAAAATCAATATGCTTATCTTCGTTAATTGGAACACCATTTTTTGAATAAAATTGTCTGACAATCTTAATTGGGACGCTCCAGATTCCCTGCAATCGTCCACGCTCATTGAGATTACCACGCGTTAGCGGAGGCATACAATTTGCCTGATTAGTAAATTGGCTCATTGAAAGGCCCCAAATAGTTTCTGCGCCAAATCTTTCCGTGACAGCATTCCTGATATTTAGTTGAACTTTGGTCACATCGCTTAATCTAAATACGTCATTCGTGTACACATAAAGTCTGGCTCCTGCCTGTTCCGCAATATCAATTGCTTCTTTAGCCGCATTTTTAGCCCGCACCCATTTGTTTGGATCATACGTAGTGTTAAACAAATGTACTCCATCTTTATCCATCACATCGCTATAGTCTGGATTACCATTAAAAAGAGGACTGGCGGCCGTGGCTAGTAAGCGCGCTTTGATGGCGAGCGCTATAGGCTTGGTTGCCCTACCAAGTTCGCTATTTTCATCTGGAACATTCAATGGAAGTTTCTCTGCAGCACGATCCAGCAAGTTACTCGTAAATTCAACACACTGATCAAAGGGTTTTCTATCTAGGCGTAGTTCATCAGGCCCAGCGTTTTCTGGGACACTTACATCTATTATTGGAATGGGTCCGTAAAAGCGCATAAGATAAAAATGGTAGTAAGCTTTTAAAAATTCCACCTCGCCAATCCATCGTTGTTTTTCATCTTCGCTCATGTCGGGAACACGCGCGATATTAGCCAAAAAAATATTGCAATTACGTAGCCCCTGAAAGTATTTACGATCGGCTGCAGGACTGCCTCCAAAGTTTCCTTTATTCCAGCCGCCCCATTCTTCAAATAATACATCATTAACGTTTTGTTGCCCTTGCGCAATCCTAAAAGAGGTGTGCCATCTGGATTGATCATCCTGAGGTAGCCATATCTCATCGCCGGCCATCAGCCCAGCGTTTAATGCACCATCTCCATTTCGTGGAAGATACGAGTAGCATGTAAAAAGAAACTTCTGGGCTTCGATACGTAGATTGAAGGCCCTATCTATCTCCGGAACGTTATCAGGGACAATATCAAGGTATTTATTACATGCTCCTAGAAGTTGAAGGGTAGCAAGGATCAATATATTGCGGTATATAATTATCTTTTTCATATAAACATTTATTAAAAACTGATCGTACCTCCAAAGTTGTAAAGCGATTGCAATGGGTAACCGAGACCATTGCCACGCATTTCTGGATCCCAAAGTTTGAAACTACTTATGACAAATAAATTTTGTGCTGAAAAGTATAGTCTGGCGCTTTTAACTCTCAGTCTTTTGAGTTCTCCAAAGTTGTAACCAGCCTCAATATTTTTGAGGCGAATAAAACTACCATTACGCATCCACCAAGTGGAGGGACGTTGATTGGAAGGTACATCGAAGGTGCTCAATCGAGGCCAAAAAGCATATGGGTTTTGATTTGTTTCGGACCAGTAATCATTTTCAATGGCACGAATCAGTCTTGTCTCTGCTAACATTCTATCAGTATCGGGGACAGCAGGCAGGTAACGTCTAAAGGGTTGCATCGCTTGCGGGTCAATGAAGAATGAATACAGTGCTGATCCTTGGAAGAAAAATCCGAAATCAATTTTTTTATAACTGAACGTACCACCCAGACCAAAAATCAATTGCGGCTGTTGGTTATGTCCGATTGGAACATAATCAAACTCGTTTACTACTCCATCCTGATTAATGTCCCGATACTTAATGTCACCAGCACGTAAGTTACGATCGCCAAACTGTACGGGCGAGTTTGCCACTTCCGCGTCGTCAATAAATAGGCGTTCGGCGATCAGGCCGTAACCTTGACTAATAGACTGACCAACAACCGATAAATGTCTGAGCGATTCATCAAACGGAAGCTCATCGCTGCGCGAAATGTTAGAAACAGAGTAAGTTGCCGTTCCTCTTAGTCCAAAAGTCCAATTAGTTGATATTGGATTAAAATAGCTGAATTGCATATCAAAACCCTTAGTTTCGGAACGACCATAGTTAGTCCACATACTGGACATGAGACCTGCTGTATTATCTAATGCGCTGATTCGCTGTAAAATATTATCAACTTTTTTGTGGAACAAATCTGCAATAATTTCGAATCGCTTTATATTCATATCTACGCCTACATTGAGTTGCGTAGAAGTCTCCCAAGTTATCCTAGGATTGGCATAACGCTCTATGGCAATTCCATCTACCCCGAACGTAGGAGCACCATCGCCTCTTCCAAAATCTGCTCGGTAAAGGCCGCTGTTCATATTGATTTGAGACATATAAAAGAAGCGTTGATCTACACCTGCTATCTGATCATTTCCAGACATACCATACGTTGCTCGCAACTTTAAATTATCTACTACTGCCTTGAGAGGTTTAAAAAACTTCTCTTCTGAGACCCGCCATGCGATACCTCCCGAGGGAAAAAATCCGAATCGATAATCTTTGTGAAAACGTTCCGATCCATTGTATCCGAAATTAAACTCTGCCATATAGCGACCCTCATATCCGTATGTAAATCGACCTGACACACCGATATTCCTACCGGGCAGCGCACGAATTAACGTTGTTTCATTTGGATTTTCGTAATTGTTGAGATATCCTATCAGTGATGCCCCTACATCATGCTTTTGGGAAAAGTTATGTCCATAATTGATTGTACCCTCAATCCACGTTCTAGCACCGACATTACGTGGAGAGCCTGCAAAGTTTAGATATTCGGTACCTACGGGGCCGACAGATCCGGCCTGTCCGTGATTGAATGGTGAAATTGTATAGTTACCGGTTTGAGGGTCAACGACCGGGAAATAATAAAATGGTTTGAACTGGCGCTGTACAGCAAAGTCCGATGTCCGTCTTAAATAGCCCATGACTCTGGCACGTAAACCTGGCACCCATCCACTTAGATCCTGCTTCAATTCAAGTTGAGGCATAAGGTTAGCGGTCTTAAAAGTTCTGTAGCCTTTAACCATTTCGGCATATGGGTTCAAAAACAACTCATTAGTCAAGCCCATATCACTTGTTAATCCTTGCGCACTGCCGAACAAGGTATGTTTTGCATACGGCAAAAACTCTGCGGGGTACTGTACCGGAAAAAGAACAGGATTTGCCCGCATCGCATTGGCAAAATGATGTGCCCCACCAAATAGTGGTCCGGAATAATCATCAAACTGGCCATATAGTGTAACGGCTAAATCAGTGCTTTGCGTCAACCTGATATCCACATTAGAGCGAAGCGAATAATTGCTCAAGCGTATGTTGGAATTGAAATTATTTATCGGGTCAGTTTTTAGTATTCCATTATCTATATTGTATGTACCGGCTACGTAAAAGCGTGCGCGTTGTGTTCCACCACTAATGTTCAAGTTGAAACCTTGATTCATCGTATAATTTTTGATCATTAAATCTGTCCAATCATTATTGGGAAACAGAAAGGGATCTTCACCAGCGATCGTTGATAAGATTTTATTTTCCGAATAAGGCTCAATAGCATTTGGGGTGCGTGTTAAGGCAGCTTCATTTGCAATTCGCATGTACGATATGTTGTCCGAAAACTGCAGATTACGTGTGTTTGAGGAGAGTCTATTTTCTGCACGGAAAAAAAATTGTGTGACACCCTCCCTTCCCCTTTTCGTATTAATCAAAACGACTCCATTCGCTCCTCGAGCGCCATAAATGGATGAAGCGGCAGCATCGCGTAAAACTGAAAAATTTTCTATGTCGTCTGGTTGTAATCTCGCCAAATCTGTCGGTGCAGATTCTACTCCGTCAATTAAAATCAGCGGATCAACTTTTCCTGTACCTGTACTTGACAAACCCCGTATGTAAAATGTAGAGTTATCTGTACCCATACCTGGTTCTCCGCTATTCTGAAACGAGATCATACCGGCGACTCTTCCTGCAAGCGCATTTGTAAGATTTGAAGAAGGTGTCCGCAGATCCTTCACATTTACGGTAGTAATCGCGCTCACAAGACTTTCCTTACGTTGGGTTCCCCCAAAACCTGTAATTGCTATCTCTTCTATCTGTGTGTCTATATAATCTAATCTGATTTCCAGATCGATCTTCATATTTACCACCTGACGGTCACTAAGATTTATTCGATAAGGCTTCATACCTGTAGCCAAAAAATCAAGCACTGCATCTCTGTCAACATTAAGGTTAAATCTTCCAAGGTTATCGGACGAGGTTGTTTGCGATTTTTCATTTACAACACGTATGGTAATATTAGGTAGTCCAGAAATGGAATCTTTCACGATCCCTACTACGTTTACTCTCTGCTGCGAGAAAACTGATGGAGCGTAGAAAAAAAGAACAAGAAAGGAAAAGAAGGTGAGATACCTCAGGTAAACAATCCCCCTACCCTCTGGAGGAATGTAATTTTTTTTGGTTTTAAATCGGTTCATAAGTTTAAAATTAGTTGAAACGTAAATCACTTGGCTAACTTAATACACACTTCTATCCCGACAATTATTTCTCTAAATTCCACTTTATATATTAAAAAATTTTATTATGCAATTATTATTAATTCACAACTACATTAGAATACAGGAAAAATTTAATATATCATTACAAGAACACAAAATAACAGAGGTTTAAAAATATTTAAAAAATCAACCCTAAATATGTGTCACAGTTCTTACTTGGTTAGCCATAAGATCGTTCTACGTATTTAGATTGTAACAAACATCGGTTTAAATAGGATTATTCGAGTGGTAGAAATTCATCAACATTGAGGGGCAAATGCGTCGAACAATATTGTTTTTGTACACCTTGATGGAATTTTTATGAAGCAATCCTAATACTGATGTATAGCATATACAAACAGTTGAAAAAGAAAAGTCTAGTTATTGTGACAATTTTGGATGAAGATGATTGGATATTCTAAAGTTGGAGTTATTTCCTATTATAAAAGACATTTATCATCTCAGTATCCGTAATTTGCAATGTTCCTGTCAATCATTTACATTTGTAACGTACCACAAACAATAGATACCATTTTTAGCCATGACTTATAGATCTAATTTGATAATCCTACTATTAATGTTTTTTATGTTGAATTGTTCCGCTCAACTAACCAGCTCAAGGGTTTTTCACCTGGGGATAGAAGAAGGCTTGTCGAACAATAATGTAACAACTATATACAAAGATCAAGCTGGCGTGATGTGGTTCGGAACTGATGATGGCTTAAACAGATACGACAGCTATCGTTTTCGTGTCTACAAGAATCATCCTAGTAACCAATCAAGCCTATCTGATAATAGAATTACTGATATATCGCAGGATGCTGATGGGTATCTTTGGGTTTCCACAAAATCCGGAGCAGCAAGGATGTCCAAAGATGGTAACACGTTTGAGCATATGAAAATACAGACGTCAATCGATAACAGGTCGCAGGTTAAAATTATAACAAGTGTGGTATCGGGCTTCACTAAAACAAAGAATTCTGATTTTTTTGTTGCAAGTACAGAGTTCGGATTATTAAAGATAAATAAGGAGGTTTTAGCACAAAGTATTCCCCTCTTTAGCAATGGGAAGAAGATAGCTAACTACAACGTGGATGCCATTACAAGCGATAATACGGGTAGCATATGGATTTCAGTAAGAGACCATGGACTATGTTTTTATGATAAGAAAAAAGGTTTGGTCTTGTCAGTTGAAAAGCAAATCGGGCAAATAAATTCAATGACTTTCGATGCGATGGGCGACCTTTGGCTAGCTTCCAACCGCGGACTTATAAAATACAATTTATCGAATAAGTCGATAGAGATAAAAGACGGAAATAGCCGACTTTCGGAACAAACAATTACACACGTCTACTCCGGTGGCGATGAATTGTATGCTAGTACAGACGGAGGCGGAATTACGGTATTCAATGTAATTACTGGAAATATCCGGAACATAACAGAGCGGGGGCTCAGCAATGCTATTCTAAGCGAATCCGTTCGGGAGGTCTTTATTGATGAGTATGCACGCACATGGATAGCAACAGCGCGCGGGGGAATAAACATTGTTGATCCCTATCGAAATCAATTTCCTTACATCCGCAAAGGAGACGAAAGTTCTAGCAATGATCCCGCTAACTATGTCCTTGCTATGGCAGAGGGCAAAAACAATGACCTTTGGATAGGAACTGAAGGTCGAGGTCTTATGAAGTGGCAGCGGAACGGTCATTTCGAAACTTACAATGTGTCAAATAAAAATGGTAGCACTTCACATTCAGATATAATCACCAGTATTCTAGTAGATGATAGCCGATTCGTTTGGGTAGGTAGCTGGGTCAATGGAATTAAAAAATTGAACGTCGATGATCGAAGAACGGAACAAATTCCTTTTTTAATGAATGATCAGAAATATGAAGCAGTTAAAGTTTGGCGGATTTTTAAAACGTCAAAAGGACAGATTATCGCTTCCACATTAGGAGACAAAGGTCTTTTTAAATATGAGCAGAATCGAAACGCTATGATACCGTTCTCGCCAAATATACGGGATGTACTTTCTATCTATGAAGATAGCAGCAACACCCTTTGGTTGGGATGCTGGGTGTCGGTCATTGCGGTAAATACTGTTAATGGAACGACAACAGAATGCTTTACCGGAAAGCCGGTACGGACGGTGCATGAAAATGGTCCATCACAGCTTTGGCTAGGAACCGAAGGTAAAGGTCTTATGCTTTACGACAAACAAACCAACAAAATACTAGAAACATATACCGATGAAAATGGTCTCCCCAGTAACTCGATCTTAAATATTGTGGAAGATAGTCAATCTAATCTGTGGTTATCCACTCCCAATGGCTTAACGAAATTCTCACCAAAAGACCGGACTTTTAAAAATTACAGAAGTAGCGACGGACTGCAGTCAAATCAGTTTAGTTATAATGCAGCATTGAACCTTCGTTCTGGCGAAATCGCATTTGGAGGCATCCGGGGTTTCAATCTTTTTGATCCTAAAAAAATAGACTTGTATCGTGGCAAGTCTACCCCAATGATTATCGATTTAAGAATAAATAACAAATCCTATTACGAGTACAGAAATAAACCTCAAGAAAAAGCGTTGGATGACTTAGGCGAAGTGGAGATAGATTACGATGATGCTAGCATAGCTTTTACGATGACAGCCCTCGAATATTCATTTCCAGAAAATGTACAATATGCATATTTTCTTGAAGGTTGGGATAAGGATTGGAATTATGTAAAAGGTGAACGGAATGCGCTATACAGCAGGCTAACCGAAGGCACCTATATCTTACACATTAAATCAACGAATGCAGACGGTAGTTGGACTAGGGGTAGCAATCCGTTGATTATTAAAATTTCACCTCCGTGGTATAGAAGTATCTGGGCTTATCTTTTTTACATCTCATGCGGTTTTATTCTAATCCGACTATACATTTCGTATAAAAATAAACAGCAAAAATTATTTTATGAAGTGGAGGTATCAAAATTGGAAGCTGAAAATGAAAAGCTGTTAACCGAGAAAAAATTGACATTTTTCACGCATATCGCTCACGAATTCCGTAATCCACTGACCCTTATCGTAGATCCATTACAAACAATCCTTAATAAGGAGGATGAACATATTGATAAGCAGGAGCTAACGATAATATATAATAACTCCAAACGATTGAATAATTTGGTTGATAAACTATTGATGTTTAGAAAAGTAGAGAGTGGCTTTTACGACCTCAGACCGGAAAAATTTAATCTGATCACCATCATTGAGGAAATATTTCATTGTTTTAAACAACAGGCCTCTAAAAGAAATATTCAGTATGAACTAGATATAATCATACCCTCCGTAGAAGTATTTGCAGATAGGGAAAAATTCGAAATCTGTCTTTTTAATTTAGTGAGTAATGCCTTAAAATTCACTCCGGACAAAGGCACCGTAAAGATCTTGGTATCGATTGAGGATGCAGAAATTCTTATTAATGTAATTGACAGCGGACCGGGTATTAATGACCAAGCTTCAAACCGAATCTTTGAAATGTTTCAGAGAGACTATGAGACACCAGCTCGCAGCAAAGAAGGCTTCGGAATCGGGCTGTATTTAGTAAAGAAATTTGCTGAATTAAATCGCGGTACAGTAGTTCACAAAAATATGGTTCCTTCCGGGAGTTGCTTCAGGTTATCCATGCCAATTAGATCTATACCTCCATTGGAAAATACCGAGCCAATCGCTCCTAGCATATCGAAGTCGGAAAATGAAATAGAGGCAACTTACACTGCTGCGACGTATGTAGAACCTATAAAAACAATGCATGAGCAAGAATCAAATGAAATTTCTGCAATAGTAAATGAAAAACGGGAAGTCGAGAATATCATTCGAGATAAGGAATATATGATAGTTGTAGAGGATGATGTTGAGATTCGAAATTATCTAGTGAAACTGCTCTCAAGTGAATATAAAGTAAAGAGCGTAGCAAGCGCCGAGGAAGCATTGGAGCTAATAAATATTCAAATGCCGGATATCGTGCTTACGGACGTCGTTATGGGAGGTATATCAGGCATCGATCTATGTATTAAACTAAAAAGTGATCCCCTATTTAGCCATATCCCTATAATCTTATTGACTGCTAGCACGGCGGAGGAAGTTAAGCTAAAGGGGATCGAAAGTGGTGCTGACGACTATATCACCAAGCCGTTTAATACACCTATTTTGCTTGCTCGTGTTAAAAATTTAGTACAAAGCCGATCGCGATTGCAAAATTATTTCTACAGCGAGATAACCTTGCAAAAGAGCGACCACAAAATATCGAGTGAGTACAAAGAGTTTTTAGATAAGGCCATAACGATCGTAGAAAAAAACTTCCTCAACGGGCAATTTACGGTGCGTACAATGAGCGACGATCTTGGAATCAGCCATTCGAACCTTTATAAGCGGATTCGCACTATTTCAGGAAAATCCGTTAATGAATTTATTAGATATGTTAGGTTACGAAAAGCGGCGGAGCTGTTAATAAATACGGATAATCAGATTAACGAAATCGCATACATGATAGGCTTTTCTGATGTTAAATATTTCAGAACGCAGTTCGTTAAGCTTTTTGGAATAACACCAACGGAATACCGACGGAAGTATATCACACTAAATAGCACGTCGAAATGGAAAAATTAGATACACCTTTCTTTGAGATTCTTACGCCCAATCCATCATTGGACGTAAGGATATTACCATTCAGAATGAGAAATGTCGATCTCCGGTTTCTCTAGTTTACTACAAATTGTTACTAATTAGTTCCT
Coding sequences within it:
- a CDS encoding hybrid sensor histidine kinase/response regulator transcription factor, with translation MLNCSAQLTSSRVFHLGIEEGLSNNNVTTIYKDQAGVMWFGTDDGLNRYDSYRFRVYKNHPSNQSSLSDNRITDISQDADGYLWVSTKSGAARMSKDGNTFEHMKIQTSIDNRSQVKIITSVVSGFTKTKNSDFFVASTEFGLLKINKEVLAQSIPLFSNGKKIANYNVDAITSDNTGSIWISVRDHGLCFYDKKKGLVLSVEKQIGQINSMTFDAMGDLWLASNRGLIKYNLSNKSIEIKDGNSRLSEQTITHVYSGGDELYASTDGGGITVFNVITGNIRNITERGLSNAILSESVREVFIDEYARTWIATARGGINIVDPYRNQFPYIRKGDESSSNDPANYVLAMAEGKNNDLWIGTEGRGLMKWQRNGHFETYNVSNKNGSTSHSDIITSILVDDSRFVWVGSWVNGIKKLNVDDRRTEQIPFLMNDQKYEAVKVWRIFKTSKGQIIASTLGDKGLFKYEQNRNAMIPFSPNIRDVLSIYEDSSNTLWLGCWVSVIAVNTVNGTTTECFTGKPVRTVHENGPSQLWLGTEGKGLMLYDKQTNKILETYTDENGLPSNSILNIVEDSQSNLWLSTPNGLTKFSPKDRTFKNYRSSDGLQSNQFSYNAALNLRSGEIAFGGIRGFNLFDPKKIDLYRGKSTPMIIDLRINNKSYYEYRNKPQEKALDDLGEVEIDYDDASIAFTMTALEYSFPENVQYAYFLEGWDKDWNYVKGERNALYSRLTEGTYILHIKSTNADGSWTRGSNPLIIKISPPWYRSIWAYLFYISCGFILIRLYISYKNKQQKLFYEVEVSKLEAENEKLLTEKKLTFFTHIAHEFRNPLTLIVDPLQTILNKEDEHIDKQELTIIYNNSKRLNNLVDKLLMFRKVESGFYDLRPEKFNLITIIEEIFHCFKQQASKRNIQYELDIIIPSVEVFADREKFEICLFNLVSNALKFTPDKGTVKILVSIEDAEILINVIDSGPGINDQASNRIFEMFQRDYETPARSKEGFGIGLYLVKKFAELNRGTVVHKNMVPSGSCFRLSMPIRSIPPLENTEPIAPSISKSENEIEATYTAATYVEPIKTMHEQESNEISAIVNEKREVENIIRDKEYMIVVEDDVEIRNYLVKLLSSEYKVKSVASAEEALELINIQMPDIVLTDVVMGGISGIDLCIKLKSDPLFSHIPIILLTASTAEEVKLKGIESGADDYITKPFNTPILLARVKNLVQSRSRLQNYFYSEITLQKSDHKISSEYKEFLDKAITIVEKNFLNGQFTVRTMSDDLGISHSNLYKRIRTISGKSVNEFIRYVRLRKAAELLINTDNQINEIAYMIGFSDVKYFRTQFVKLFGITPTEYRRKYITLNSTSKWKN